The Bombus vancouverensis nearcticus chromosome 3, iyBomVanc1_principal, whole genome shotgun sequence genomic sequence GCTTTAGGacgaaaatttattattcaagaTTTAGATGAGAGGCATTTATTTATCTCTGCCGATATTTTAGACACCTTACAAGCAAAAGTGGATGACCTTATGGATCAAATATCATTTCCTCTAGCTGAGAAAGGAATATAAGAACTATCAAAGAATGTCTTATTTATAACCTATTATAAAATAGATTAAAAGATTGTGAATTACTATAAATTAATCAAATATGGCTGCTCGAGAATCTGGTAGAATAAAAGATGCATATCAAAAGAGAGTGCTTGATGAAGCTGCTCGTAAACGTAGACAGAAGAAAGCATTGGAGGCTTTGGAGCAAGATAATTTTCATGATGATCCGCATGCGGATTTGGGTATGTAAATACATTGCACAATTCTATTTgtttaacaattaaaatataatttttttatagcaTTGTGGGCGTaacaatttataacattttacaaatACTATAATTGTTTCAGTAATGAGCAAGAAAGTTCCAAAGTTTCAAGAGACTCTAGATAATAGAGGTGGTAGAAGAAAAAAGACCAGATCAGCGGAGTATTATAAACAACGATTTCGTAAAACTTTTGCTCAGTTAGTGGAAGAAGATCTAAATATTAATCCAAATCCACCTAATTATGCATCTGCTCAAGCACAACCATCCCGATTTCCAGAACGACAATTTTGTGCAGTTTGTGGTTTCCCTAGTAATTATACTTGTATTCCTTGTGGAGCTAGATATTGCAGTATGAAGTGTCTAGGTACTCATCTTGACACAAGATGTTTAAAATGGACAGCTTAATAAGTATGTGGTTATCATGAAGCTTATAGttcaatattataaataaaacatatttttcttATTGTAAACGTAATAAGACTAATATATGTAAGAAAAAAGTATTCAATAAAAttgtgtatttttatattaatatttggtactcttttctccttttatgatgcaataaactaatataataaattaaaaatttttaataagttataaatatatagtaatttcatataataatagtaattgtaaatatatttattgatatatAATTATGAGGAATTTGTGTTTTTTCATGTACTAaaattgtattacatatacaacATTATGTaaaacattatttattatttcaagaaACTACCGTTATCGATTGTTTTAAAACTTATCTTAATAGTATGTATTGTCACATAGAAGATATGTTTATAGTTTTTTATGCATTATTAAAAAACACTGTATACATACTGATTGCTTTGTACTTTGTTTATTGTTTACAATATTACTTACGTTTTAAAGGATTATAAACAGTAATATTGCACGTCTGTATTATAATATCACGTAAATATTAACCTCACAAATTATTTGGATTATAATATAGTCAAAGGAAAGAGCGAAATGAAAAACACGTGTAAAATGAGCTGTTGAAACGTAGTTTCAGCTAACGTATTAACTGACTAATATAAATCTCTGAGAACAAGGCGGGAacgattttcattttataaaaacaATGGCCCTCTGGTGGAATCTAGAAGAATCTTTGTATTGTGACGAAAGAGGCAGCAATAGAAAAGTAGAAAAACGTCTAGTGGTAGGACATgtaatcgtttataattatgTGAAGTTTAAATTCGTGAATGTAATCTTTGTTCCGCCTAATATACGGACGGATTCGAACGAAATTGTCTATGTGAAAGTGTTACGTATTCGAGCATACTATAGTGTTGTGGACGGTTATTGTATAGGTTATAATAATACATAGGCATGTAAAATGTCATAGATATAACAATTGTAAAAGAAGAGTGGCTAATAAATTATTCTCCTGTTATTTCCAATAAATGTACGTATGCTTTATATGAGTTGTATTTTATGATTCTTTCGAATGCTCAAAATGTCGATTCCTAAAATGTTACAAGTTTCCTCGTATTAATTAATGAATGTACGTGTTCATACCTTGTAGAAGTAGTTAATCAGATAGAAAATTGttggaatttaatttaattttataaatactgTTTTTGCTAATATTGCAGTTTCAAAAGACGAACGAATATCACGATTTGTTGGTAAAAGCGCGAATTTAAAACATTCAGTTTTCGCAAACACATTCTGCCCTCTACCGATCTAGATGAGTATCTTAATATGATGTTTTAAGCGTCGCGCGAAATGTTTGTTCTAACTTATTTTGGTTTTCGATCATTTGAAAGAGCATCGAGAGACTGCACCTTATATATTATTCAGTGTGATGTGAATTTACCTGTGATACGCTTAATCAAAAATTTTAAATTGTGGATTTTCGAGTGAGAAAGAATAATCGAAGGTAACATCTATTTTAAGAATGAAAATATCGATATTGTAGCACGATAGAATTTCCGTTTTGTCAAATGAAAAATACGAGACATGGAAATTCTTTTAAACAATGTATGTACATGCGtaatttttatgtaataatttatttttattctttaggaactttgatattaattatGTTAAATCATGAACgctaatattaaaatttgatatcaaaaatgtaaatgaaaataaatgtaaaatgtaaatgaaattttgatatcATTTTTTAAGAGTTATTTTTGCAGACTTGTATGCTTAATTTATAACTGTAAATCATATAGAAAAGTTTCACATTTTTATGAGgaaaatacgaattttattcgcgttttcttttatttgaaCAACGAataatataacgtattgcaaaaTATTATGTTGAAGCGTAAAAACGTTTGACTTTTAAAAATCATTCAATCAGTTTAATAGTATTGCAATCTATAAGAACATATAATTATACCTAAGTAACTGGTCTGTTGAACTTCCTCATCAActgaaatttgtatttatagacGGAAGTAAGACAGCTGAAGATAATTAGAATAAGCTTCGATGACTAACTACTGGTGGCTAAGGTGGATTTTGCAGCGAAGATAAGACCTTTGCAAATCGTGCAACCCTTTAATTGCAGAAGTAATTACTGTGTACCACTCATTGC encodes the following:
- the Tfb5 gene encoding transcription factor B5, encoding MVNVTKGILVECDAAMKQFLLHLDETFALGRKFIIQDLDERHLFISADILDTLQAKVDDLMDQISFPLAEKGI
- the LOC117165845 gene encoding zinc finger HIT domain-containing protein 1 encodes the protein MAARESGRIKDAYQKRVLDEAARKRRQKKALEALEQDNFHDDPHADLVMSKKVPKFQETLDNRGGRRKKTRSAEYYKQRFRKTFAQLVEEDLNINPNPPNYASAQAQPSRFPERQFCAVCGFPSNYTCIPCGARYCSMKCLGTHLDTRCLKWTA